Proteins encoded by one window of candidate division WOR-3 bacterium:
- a CDS encoding four helix bundle protein yields the protein MGTFKTFEEIEAWQQARTLANLIYDASGKGAFGRDFGLRDQIRRAAVSVMSNIAEGFGRGGAREFVQFLSVARGSASEVSAQLYVALDQGYLSQPEFHRLQEQANRAGSVISGLVRYLRTTGLRGSKYRPSGG from the coding sequence GTGGGGACGTTCAAGACATTCGAGGAAATAGAGGCGTGGCAGCAAGCCAGGACGTTGGCGAACCTGATCTATGATGCGTCGGGGAAGGGTGCGTTCGGGCGCGATTTCGGGCTGAGGGACCAGATCCGCCGGGCTGCAGTTTCCGTGATGTCCAACATCGCCGAGGGTTTCGGCCGGGGCGGCGCACGTGAGTTCGTGCAATTCCTCTCCGTTGCCAGAGGGTCTGCGTCGGAGGTCAGCGCTCAGCTCTACGTTGCTCTGGACCAGGGCTACCTTAGCCAGCCTGAGTTTCACCGGCTGCAGGAGCAGGCGAATCGGGCCGGGTCCGTGATCAGCGGGTTGGTTCGCTATCTGCGAACAACCGGACTTCGCGGCAGCAAGTATCGTCCTTCTGGCGGCTAG
- a CDS encoding DUF2283 domain-containing protein, with translation MKVTYDQEVDVLRVVFSGAKIQESDEDKPGIILDYDKDGNVVGLEILNASKRVENPRAVEYAVAG, from the coding sequence ATGAAGGTTACGTATGACCAGGAAGTGGATGTTCTAAGAGTTGTGTTCAGCGGCGCGAAGATACAGGAGAGTGATGAGGACAAGCCCGGAATCATCTTGGACTACGACAAGGACGGCAATGTAGTCGGGCTTGAGATTCTGAACGCTTCAAAGCGCGTGGAGAATCCCCGCGCAGTCGAATACGCCGTCGCCGGCTGA
- a CDS encoding DUF4258 domain-containing protein: MKPVRFSQHARLEIARRGVPLKVVEEVFSGPEQVVSEQGGLMARQSRVGLEGKQYLVRVVVAERPDATVVVTGYRTSKIGKYWRSE; this comes from the coding sequence ATGAAACCGGTCAGGTTCTCACAGCACGCCCGTCTGGAGATTGCGAGGCGAGGCGTACCGCTCAAGGTCGTCGAGGAAGTGTTCAGCGGCCCGGAGCAGGTCGTTTCCGAGCAAGGCGGCCTGATGGCGCGGCAGTCACGCGTCGGACTTGAGGGCAAGCAGTATCTGGTGCGGGTGGTTGTCGCCGAGCGGCCGGATGCCACCGTTGTCGTGACGGGCTATCGAACCAGCAAGATTGGCAAGTACTGGAGGTCGGAATGA